One window of the Longimicrobium sp. genome contains the following:
- a CDS encoding M1 family metallopeptidase, whose product MNPLFRPARAFAVKAWLPALLSLPWLASPAPAQQLYMPRTVRQAYANGTRSPDGRPGPRYWQNRGRYTITLTATPPERTVRGTEQIVYVNNSPDTLSNLVIKLFLNIHKPGAPRNGGASDDYLTSGIHIDRFAVNGTAAPWQSDPRFFTSQPVRLPAPLMPHDSVRLAFDWHYEISREAGREGMLDATTWYLAYFYPRVAVYDDYEGWDTMDFTDQQEFYSDFNDYDVTIRVPANFIVWGTGTLLDPQTVLQPAALARYQASFTSDTTIRVATREDLAAHRVTLAQTNDWHFRARDIPDMAFGLSDHYHWDAASVVVDDAAHRRASVQAAYHDSAADFHYMTQFGRHALDRLSHHWPGVPYPYEKSTIFLGTADMEYPMMVNDNSFPDTSFSRFVAEHEIAHTYFPFYMGINETRYGFMDEGWATTFEYLVGVADMGAAREDELYRQFRVNRWITDPSPLEDLPIITPGDVLKGPAYGNNAYGKASLGYLAVKDMLGDALFARALHAFMDRWHGRHPTPWDFFNTFNDASGRDLNWFWNNWFFGNGYIDLAVGGVTRTAGGYAVVVNNVGGMAAPVDLRLRFTDGTTQTVHQTPAIWQANQRQATVTVSTSKALQSLDLDGGIWMDATPADNHWAATR is encoded by the coding sequence ATGAACCCGCTGTTCCGCCCCGCCCGGGCGTTCGCCGTGAAGGCGTGGCTCCCCGCCCTGCTCTCGCTTCCGTGGCTCGCATCGCCCGCGCCGGCGCAGCAGCTGTACATGCCGCGCACGGTGCGGCAGGCGTACGCAAACGGCACCCGATCCCCCGACGGGCGCCCGGGGCCGCGCTACTGGCAGAACCGGGGACGGTACACCATCACCCTCACCGCCACGCCGCCGGAGCGCACCGTCCGCGGCACCGAGCAGATCGTCTACGTCAACAACAGCCCGGACACGTTGTCGAACCTCGTCATCAAGCTCTTCCTCAACATCCACAAGCCGGGCGCGCCCCGGAACGGCGGCGCGAGCGACGACTACCTCACCAGCGGCATCCACATCGACCGGTTCGCGGTGAACGGAACGGCGGCGCCGTGGCAGAGCGATCCGCGCTTCTTCACCTCGCAGCCGGTGCGCCTCCCCGCGCCGCTGATGCCGCACGACTCGGTGCGGCTGGCGTTCGACTGGCACTACGAGATCTCGCGCGAGGCCGGGCGCGAGGGGATGCTGGACGCGACCACCTGGTACCTGGCGTACTTCTACCCGCGCGTGGCCGTCTACGACGACTACGAGGGGTGGGACACGATGGACTTCACCGACCAGCAGGAGTTCTACAGCGACTTCAACGACTACGACGTGACCATCCGCGTCCCCGCGAACTTTATCGTCTGGGGGACGGGCACGCTGCTGGATCCGCAGACGGTGCTGCAGCCCGCGGCTCTGGCCCGCTACCAGGCGTCGTTCACGTCCGACACCACCATCCGCGTGGCCACGCGCGAGGACCTGGCCGCCCACCGCGTGACGCTGGCGCAGACGAACGACTGGCATTTCCGCGCACGGGACATCCCCGACATGGCGTTCGGGCTGAGCGACCACTACCACTGGGACGCCGCCAGCGTGGTGGTGGACGACGCCGCGCATCGCCGCGCCAGCGTACAGGCGGCGTACCACGACAGCGCGGCCGACTTCCACTACATGACGCAGTTCGGCCGGCACGCGCTGGACCGGCTCTCGCACCACTGGCCGGGGGTGCCGTATCCGTACGAGAAGTCCACCATCTTCCTGGGCACCGCCGACATGGAGTACCCGATGATGGTGAACGACAACTCGTTCCCCGACACCAGCTTCAGCCGCTTCGTGGCCGAGCACGAGATCGCGCACACTTACTTCCCCTTCTACATGGGGATCAACGAGACGCGCTACGGCTTCATGGACGAGGGGTGGGCCACCACCTTCGAGTACCTGGTGGGCGTGGCCGACATGGGCGCGGCGCGCGAGGACGAGCTGTACCGCCAGTTCCGCGTGAACCGCTGGATCACCGATCCGTCGCCGCTGGAGGACCTGCCCATCATCACGCCGGGCGACGTGCTGAAGGGCCCCGCCTACGGGAACAACGCGTACGGCAAGGCGTCGCTCGGCTATCTGGCCGTGAAGGACATGCTGGGAGATGCGCTGTTCGCACGGGCCCTGCACGCGTTCATGGACCGCTGGCACGGCCGGCACCCGACGCCCTGGGACTTCTTCAACACCTTCAACGACGCGTCGGGCCGCGACCTGAACTGGTTCTGGAACAACTGGTTCTTCGGCAACGGCTACATCGACCTGGCCGTCGGCGGCGTCACGCGCACGGCCGGCGGATACGCGGTTGTGGTGAACAACGTGGGGGGGATGGCGGCGCCGGTTGACCTGCGCCTCCGCTTCACCGACGGCACCACGCAGACGGTCCACCAGACACCCGCGATCTGGCAGGCCAACCAGCGCCAGGCCACGGTCACGGTCTCGACGAGCAAGGCGCTCCAGTCGCTTGACCTGGACGGCGGCATCTGGATGGACGCCACGCCGGCGGACAACCACTGGGCCGCGACGAGGTGA
- a CDS encoding DUF4126 family protein has translation MNYSEAAAIPGPRVLTRAAALGVVAGMRSLAAPAALSRHLVHDPTVPHGVIDDLLSRPAAPRVLGIASAAEHLADKLPLIPARTDPGPLAARIAAGALCGAVIARRAGDSAVTGAVVGGLAAAAATFAAYHLRHALTTDAGVPDIAIALAEDVAAVALGEAALRG, from the coding sequence ATGAACTACAGCGAAGCAGCGGCCATCCCGGGGCCGCGGGTCCTCACCCGCGCGGCGGCGCTCGGCGTGGTGGCGGGGATGCGCAGCCTGGCCGCGCCCGCCGCGCTCAGCCGCCACCTGGTGCACGATCCCACGGTTCCCCACGGCGTGATCGACGACCTGCTCTCGCGCCCGGCCGCCCCGCGCGTGCTGGGGATCGCCTCCGCCGCCGAGCACCTGGCCGACAAGCTCCCGCTCATCCCGGCGCGCACCGATCCCGGCCCGCTCGCCGCGCGCATCGCCGCGGGCGCGCTGTGCGGCGCCGTGATCGCGCGCCGCGCGGGCGACTCCGCGGTCACGGGTGCGGTGGTCGGCGGTCTCGCGGCCGCGGCGGCCACCTTCGCCGCCTACCACCTCCGCCACGCGCTCACCACCGACGCCGGCGTTCCCGACATCGCCATCGCGCTGGCGGAAGACGTGGCTGCGGTGGCGCTCGGTGAGGCTGCGCTGCGCGGATGA
- a CDS encoding nuclear transport factor 2 family protein — protein sequence MHPNAELLNRLYTCLAHKDADGMAACYDPDATFHDIAFDLKGRDRIRAMWGLVHHAQGFKAAFKVIDADDEKGTAELVDQYVFGGTGRHVRNVIHSEFTFRNGLITGHRDTCDAFSWGVQALGPVKGALTYLVPALRRRTARKKLDSFIRKHPAQA from the coding sequence ATGCACCCGAACGCAGAGCTGCTGAACCGGCTGTACACCTGCCTCGCGCACAAGGACGCGGACGGCATGGCGGCGTGCTACGATCCCGACGCCACCTTCCACGACATCGCCTTCGACCTGAAGGGCCGCGACCGGATTCGCGCGATGTGGGGCCTGGTCCACCACGCGCAGGGCTTCAAGGCCGCGTTCAAGGTGATCGACGCCGACGACGAGAAGGGGACCGCCGAGCTGGTGGACCAGTATGTCTTCGGCGGCACCGGCCGGCACGTGCGCAACGTCATCCACTCCGAGTTCACCTTCCGCAACGGCCTCATCACCGGGCACCGCGACACCTGCGACGCCTTCTCGTGGGGCGTGCAGGCGCTCGGCCCGGTGAAGGGCGCGCTCACCTACCTCGTCCCCGCGCTCCGCCGCCGGACCGCCCGGAAGAAGCTCGACTCGTTCATCCGGAAGCACCCGGCGCAGGCGTAG